A single region of the Oncorhynchus keta strain PuntledgeMale-10-30-2019 chromosome 4, Oket_V2, whole genome shotgun sequence genome encodes:
- the LOC118376581 gene encoding ubiquitin-conjugating enzyme E2 D2-like isoform X2, translating to MALKRIHKELNDLARDPPAQCSAGPVGDDMFHWQATIMGPNDSPYQGGVFFLTIHFPTDYPFKPPKLAFTTRIYHPNINSNGSICLDILRSQWSPALTISKVLLSICSLLCDPNPDDPLVPEIARIYKTDTEKYNRIAREWTQKYAM from the exons ATGGCCTTAAAACGAATTCACAAG GAGCTGAACGACCTGGCCAGGGACCCTCCTGCACAGTGTTCCGCTGGCCCTGTTGGAGATGACA TGTTTCATTGGCAAGCTACAATTATGGGGCCT AATGACAGTCCATACCAAGGTGGCGTTTTTTTCCTGACCATTCATTTCCCCACAGACTACCCCTTCAAACCACCTAAG CTAGCATTCACCACAAGAATTTATCACCCAAATATTAACAGTAACGGCAGCATCTGCCTGGATATTTTGAGATCACAGTGGTCTCCAGCATTAACTATCTCTAAAG TACTTTTGTCCATTTGTTCTCTCTTAtgtgaccccaaccctgacgacCCGTTAGTGCCAGAAATCGCCCGTATCTACAAAACAGATACTGAAAA GTACAACAGAATAGCCCGGGAATGGACTCAGAAGTATGCCATGTGA
- the LOC118376581 gene encoding ubiquitin-conjugating enzyme E2 D2-like isoform X1, with translation MALKRIHKELNDLARDPPAQCSAGPVGDDMFHWQATIMGPNDSPYQGGVFFLTIHFPTDYPFKPPKLAFTTRIYHPNINSNGSICLDILRSQWSPALTISKVLLSICSLLCDPNPDDPLVPEIARIYKTDTEKYNRLAREWTDKYAML, from the exons ATGGCCTTAAAACGAATTCACAAG GAGCTGAACGACCTGGCCAGGGACCCTCCTGCACAGTGTTCCGCTGGCCCTGTTGGAGATGACA TGTTTCATTGGCAAGCTACAATTATGGGGCCT AATGACAGTCCATACCAAGGTGGCGTTTTTTTCCTGACCATTCATTTCCCCACAGACTACCCCTTCAAACCACCTAAG CTAGCATTCACCACAAGAATTTATCACCCAAATATTAACAGTAACGGCAGCATCTGCCTGGATATTTTGAGATCACAGTGGTCTCCAGCATTAACTATCTCTAAAG TACTTTTGTCCATTTGTTCTCTCTTAtgtgaccccaaccctgacgacCCGTTAGTGCCAGAAATCGCCCGTATCTACAAAACAGATACTGAAAA GTATAATAGACTAGCGAGAGAATGGACAGACAAGTACGCTATGCTTTAG